Within the Nitrospiraceae bacterium genome, the region GAAACATCACCGAGCGAAAGCTGGCCGAGGAAGAACTGCGCCGGACACACGCCGAGCTCGAACAGCGCGTGGCCATGCGCACGGCGGAGCTGACGGCAGCCTACCATACGCTGCAGAAGGAAGTAAGCGATCGGGAGCGCGCCGAGCAGGCGCTGCGCAGTTCGGCTGACCGCACCATCCGATACCAGCAGGCACTCCTCACACTCGCCAAGGAACAGGCCAGACCGGCGGCCTCAGGACTGCCTTCCGTGCTGCGCCGGATCACCTCCCTGGTCGGCGAAACTCTGGATGTGCAGCGGGTAGGCATATGGCTGTGTGGCACTGACCGAAACACGCTGGTCTGTGAGGACCTCTTCCACCTTCCGACCCGCACACACCAGCGAGGCGCCACCCTGGATGTCCGGGCGACACCGACCTTTTTCACCGCCTTGGAGGAAAGCTCGGTGCTTGCGGCAACGGATGCGCGGTCGGACCCGCGCACGGCAGAGTTCCTAGACAGTTACCTCATTCCGCAGGGCATCACCTCCATACTCGATGCCCCGATTCGCCTCGACGGCCGGGTCATCGGCGTTCTGTGCTGCGAGCATATCGGGCCGGTTCGCACCTGGGCTCCGGAGCATGTCAGTTTCGCCAGCGAGGTGTCCAAGAGCGTCTCGTTGCACATTCAATCTCAGCAGCGACGACAACTGGAGGACCAGTTTCGGCAGGCGCAAAAACTCGAGGCGATCGGCCGCCTGGCGGGCGGCATCGCCCACGACTTCAACAACATGCTCACCGTGGTCCTGGGCTATTGCGGTTTGATCCTGCAGCAATCCACCCCCGCCGATCCACGGCACCGGCAGATCGTGGAAATCCAACGAGCGGGTGAGCGGGCGATGACGCTGACCAGGCAACTCCTGACCTTTAGCCGGAAACAAGTCATCCAACCCCGTCTGCTGAACGTGGCCACACTGGTCACCGACTTGACCAAGATGCTGAAACGGCTGATCGGTGAGGACGTGGAGTTGCAGACATCTCTGAATCAGAGCCTGTCGCTGATATTGGCCGACCCCGGACAACTCGAACAGGCGATCGTGAACCTGGCCGTCAATGCGCGTGACGCGATGCCCCACGGAGGTCGTCTCACCATCGAAGCCATCAATGAGATCGTCAAGGAACCGCGCGCGGTCGATTCAGGCATTCTCCAACCGGGCGACTACGTCAGGCTCACGCTGCAAGATACGGGGATCGGGATACCTGAGGACCTGCGCGGTCAGATTTTCGAACCTTTCTTCACGACGAAGGACCCTGGAAAGGGCACAGGGCTTGGCCTGGCCATGGTGCACGGGGCGGTCACGCAATGCGGAGGCGCCATCGAGGTGCTCACCGAGGAAGGCCTAGGATCTTCGTTCCGACTGTATTTCCCGAAGGCCAAAACCGGTTCCACCGCCAAACCGACCCCGGTCGCAACCCTCCCGTTAACACGCGGCACCGAGGCCATTCTATTGGTGGAAGACGACGAGACGGTGCGGGAGCTGGCGCGAGAAACGCTGATTACGCAGGGCTATTCGGTCTTCGAGGTAGGCAACGGCCTGGAGGCGATTGAATTTCTCGAGAAGTCCCCCTCCCGCATCGACCTGCTCCTCTCGGACACGATTATGCCGAAGATGGGCGGGGTAGAGTTGTTTCAGCGTGTGGCATCGACGCGACCCGACCTCAGAATCCTACTCATGTCGGGCTATTCTGGAGACAAGACCCCTCTGCCGGATTTGGCGCATGCGTCGTTTGCGTTCCTGCAGAAACCCTTCAGTCCCACCGAGCTGTGTAGGAAGGTGCGGGAAGTGCTGGACCGCCGACCAGAGGAAGCAGCCGCGGCATTTGGCTCCGAAAAGGACCCGGTGGGCTAATTCGTCGGGTCAGCCCGCACCGCTCCATTCTCGAAGCTACGGTTCCCCTGCTGACCGCTTCTCGCCAGATTGAAACGTGAAACCTTTCCGCCGATTCCCCACCGACGGCGGTTTGAGAAACTCACGAGCCGACTGCGGCCACAGCTCATTGGCCTCCTCGTCTCGCCTGGGATCTGCATGAACGTGACGGACCGGACGGATCTGTTTTTGTTCCATAACAGCCCTCCATTTCCCGCGGTTCGGAAGCAGCACCTGATTTATTCTCGCACGTCGCCCCCGATTGTCGATACATTTCTTTGATCCGGCGTAGGGGTAAGCCGGGCGACCCACTTTCGGGACACCCCCTTCCACGATCTCGGCCGTTCGTCCGTCGAACTTGACGGCACTCCTTCCCCAAGGTCATGCTGTCGTTTGATTTCTCCCCGTTTCCCGCTGAACTGCGTGCCACGTTTCATGCAGGAGGACACCATGCCACGGATTTCCCTCATCGCACTGGCCCTAGTCTTAATGTTGGCCGGTTGCACGACTCCAACTGCTCCTACGACTCCCCCCACGGACCGTCAGGCCGGGATGGCTCGTGCCCGTATCAGCCAGCCGGTCAGCACGCCGACTCAGCCGACGAGGCGAACGGTCAACTTGCCTGGGGTGCAATTAAGTATCCTCGAAGCCGGTAACGGGGACCCGGTGATCTATGTGCATGGTGTGGTAACGACCAGCAACATCTTTCCGAAGCATGTGGCGGCCTACTCGCCGGCCTATCGTGGCATCGCGGTAGACTTGCGCGGCTACGGCGAGTCCGAGAAGACCCCGAGCGGCTCCAACATCGATCAGTTCGTGGCCGATCTCATTGCCCTGGCGGATCACTTGGACATTCGCAAGCCCGTATGGGTGGGGGTCTCGATGGGCGGGATGATTCTGCAGCGGCTCGCGCTGACCCATCCGGATCGCGTGCGAGCGCTGGTGTTGGTCTCCACGACCGATGGCGCGATGATCCTCGACAAAGACCTCCCCACCATCGGCATAGACCGCGACTACCGGGAGGTCTCAAAACATATCATCGTAGAGAGCTTCCCTGCGGGCACGAACCCTCGCCTATATCAGCCCCTACTGGACCGTATCTCCACCTGGAACGGGGACGTGCTGCGTGAAGCCCTCACCTCGATGTCCCGATTCGATCTCCACGGCCGGCTGACCGCGATCACCGCACCGACCTTGATCATGGTCGGCGCGAAGGATGACGTCGCGACGCCGGCGATCGCCAAGGGCATTCAGAGCCAAATTGCGGGGTCACAACTCGTCGAGTTCGATACGGGCCACTTCATGATGGCCGAAAACCCGGAACAGTTTCAGTCGGTCCTTGGCGCGTTTCTGACGAGCCTCCCGCGCTGATCCATGCGGAGCGGGTTACCCACCGGGCAACCGTCGCGGCCGTCTCGATACAGTCGACGCGAACTCCGCCCCGAGACGGCGGAGTTCCACCTCGCTTAGGTCTCGCCACTCGCCCGGCGACAACTTTCCCAGCACGACCGGCCCGATGGCCACGCGCACGAGCCGGAGCGCTGGATGCCCCACGGCGGCCGTCATGCGGCGGACCTGCCGGTTCATTCCCTCGCGCAGGGTAATCTCAATCCAGCACGTCGGAACGGTTTTGCGAAACCGAATCGGCACGGGCCGTGGCGGCAGTTCCGGCTCAGACTCCAGCATCCGCACCTCGGCCGGTCTAGTCTTCGTCCCGCCCAACAGGACCCCCTCACGAAGCGCTGCCAGCGCGCCCTCGTCGGGTATACGCTCAACTTGCACCCAATAGGTTTTCGGCAACTTGTGTTGCGGGTCCGTGATCTGGTGGGCCAATCGTCCGTCGGAGGTTAGAAGAAGCAGCCCTTCGCTGTCGCGATCCAACCGACCAGCGGCATAGACGCTCGGCACCTGGACGTAGTCGGCCAATGTTGGCCTCCCCTCGGGATCGGTAAAACAGCACAACACGTTATAGGGCTTGTTCAACGCGAGGGTCCTGGGAAGCGCAGCAGGACTAGTGCGCATCAGCACACAACCAACAGACGGGGAAATCCTTCGTTGAAATGCGCGATCACGACAGGGGTAACGAGCGGAGGCTGGTCAGAACAGCCGCTTGAAACGCGCGGCATACTCTTCCGGCGGAACGGAGGTGGGAAAGAAGTTGGACTTTCCCTGAGAAGTAATTCTGGTTCGGACTAGCAGGCTACCGTCCCCCTCCACGGTGAGCTCTTGTTCGGTCGTAGAGATGACGCGAACCGGCTCCGGCACCTGATCGCCTTGCACACGCATGCGTTGGATCACGATGTGATTCGGCTGGCACACCACCCGGTCTTCCGGTTGCAGATCCAACTGGTGTGACGCAATGGTGCCCTCGTGCCGATTGATCAATTCGAGCGTGTCGTCGTGCAGCACCTCGACGCGTTCGGCGCCCTGCACCAATTCCGCCTTCGGCGACAATCCCAGCATAGCGTTGAGCGTCAGCTTGGCATTGCGGTTTCGATAAAAATCGACCGTCCCCGGCAACGCTTCTCCATACAGCTCATAAACTCCACCGATTTTGGGACATTCCGGGGCCGCCAGTGTGGGTTTCAAATTTTGGCTCGGCGGCATGCCCGCAGATTGGCAACCAACCAGCCACAGAAGCGCGGCCGCACCCGCAAAGCGGATTGAGCGCGACCAGCGATGGTCATGTGAGCAAATCACCATACGTGAAGTCTAGCGAAGCGAGCGCAGGGTTGTCCAGGCAGAAAGTCACTCGTATTTCGTGGCGCACAACATTGAACAGAGCGGCTCGACCTGGAACAGGCCCTCCCTGGAGCGAAGCGTCGGCTGCGCCTAATCAGACTTGCACCGACCGGCCCGATGTGATTCCATCGGACTGCACCCGACGACTCCGGACCGTGGTGCGACAGTCAATGTGGAGGCTCGCCATGCGCTGGGAAGGTCAACGCGAAAGCGACAACATCGAAGATCGCCGCGGCATCGCTGTCGGCCGGCCCGGCGTCGGGATCGGCATTGGTGGGCTGGTACTTGTCCTAGCCGTCAGCTTTCTCACCGGGACCAATCCCCTGACGATTCTGAATCTGCTCAACGGTGTGCAAGAGATCACGGCGCCTCCCGTCTCTGACCAGGCCGGCCGCACCGGCGCACCCAGCGACACACTCGGGAAGTTTGCGTCGGTGGTGTTGGCCGACACAGAAGACACCTGGCGCGCGCTGCTTCCAAAGCTCGGCCAGACCTACGAGGAACCTCAGTTGGTCCTCTTTACCGGCGCAGT harbors:
- a CDS encoding PAS domain S-box protein gives rise to the protein MSPAIRILSRLPSGMPQTSNSSLIALEQTKLLFGNFRIGAIAIFLNAVFLTLAQWNVVSHRGAALWLAYMLLVLAGRIGLWYAYAQHGAADQTSTPWRERYILGSTATAIGWGAASFILYPPDSFFHQLFLTFVVAGMTAGAVAALSPIFSAYLLSAGFTVVPLIGRLVWGGQELHDLMGGMVVLFFLATTIAARNMSHAIETGLALRFQNQDLSQTLAQSEEELRMLHEAGPSMFFTLDESGRILSANRLVVDKLGYSVDTLQQQPILSLIRDEDRPTVEQALPTLTQPPWPVHRWQVRLRRANGSDIWIEADARAIRSVNDGLLLFVVAQDVTERKRTEDALRDSQELVNSILEHLPNMVFVKDARDLRFVRFNKTGEELLGYSRSELLGKSDYDFFPKAEADFFTEKDREVLKHAHLVDIPAEPIQTKEKGTRYLHTKKIPLLDSTGTARYLLGISEDITEQREARERLALYREIISKSTDAIVIFDLSGHYIEQNAANRRLLGYSNEEIAGKSPAIHLGGVQFSTIMESLTGTGRFRGEALSTAKDGTKIPIDLNCFAVFDEEGQPICYVGIKRNITERKLAEEELRRTHAELEQRVAMRTAELTAAYHTLQKEVSDRERAEQALRSSADRTIRYQQALLTLAKEQARPAASGLPSVLRRITSLVGETLDVQRVGIWLCGTDRNTLVCEDLFHLPTRTHQRGATLDVRATPTFFTALEESSVLAATDARSDPRTAEFLDSYLIPQGITSILDAPIRLDGRVIGVLCCEHIGPVRTWAPEHVSFASEVSKSVSLHIQSQQRRQLEDQFRQAQKLEAIGRLAGGIAHDFNNMLTVVLGYCGLILQQSTPADPRHRQIVEIQRAGERAMTLTRQLLTFSRKQVIQPRLLNVATLVTDLTKMLKRLIGEDVELQTSLNQSLSLILADPGQLEQAIVNLAVNARDAMPHGGRLTIEAINEIVKEPRAVDSGILQPGDYVRLTLQDTGIGIPEDLRGQIFEPFFTTKDPGKGTGLGLAMVHGAVTQCGGAIEVLTEEGLGSSFRLYFPKAKTGSTAKPTPVATLPLTRGTEAILLVEDDETVRELARETLITQGYSVFEVGNGLEAIEFLEKSPSRIDLLLSDTIMPKMGGVELFQRVASTRPDLRILLMSGYSGDKTPLPDLAHASFAFLQKPFSPTELCRKVREVLDRRPEEAAAAFGSEKDPVG
- a CDS encoding alpha/beta hydrolase produces the protein MPRISLIALALVLMLAGCTTPTAPTTPPTDRQAGMARARISQPVSTPTQPTRRTVNLPGVQLSILEAGNGDPVIYVHGVVTTSNIFPKHVAAYSPAYRGIAVDLRGYGESEKTPSGSNIDQFVADLIALADHLDIRKPVWVGVSMGGMILQRLALTHPDRVRALVLVSTTDGAMILDKDLPTIGIDRDYREVSKHIIVESFPAGTNPRLYQPLLDRISTWNGDVLREALTSMSRFDLHGRLTAITAPTLIMVGAKDDVATPAIAKGIQSQIAGSQLVEFDTGHFMMAENPEQFQSVLGAFLTSLPR
- a CDS encoding pseudouridine synthase, whose translation is MRTSPAALPRTLALNKPYNVLCCFTDPEGRPTLADYVQVPSVYAAGRLDRDSEGLLLLTSDGRLAHQITDPQHKLPKTYWVQVERIPDEGALAALREGVLLGGTKTRPAEVRMLESEPELPPRPVPIRFRKTVPTCWIEITLREGMNRQVRRMTAAVGHPALRLVRVAIGPVVLGKLSPGEWRDLSEVELRRLGAEFASTVSRRPRRLPGG